One Micromonospora sp. FIMYZ51 genomic window carries:
- a CDS encoding PQQ-dependent sugar dehydrogenase — MKIRLAVGAALAAGLLAGGVGVGGLAGAAPSTEGPPAVGDPAPGAAAGGPPGALAVGDFDFTRPETVATGLQVPWGMDFLPDGSALVAQRPTGQVVRVRPGQSPEPVAQIAGVTATSEGGLLGLAVSPSYAQDGWIYVYFTTATDNRIARFRLTAPQNQEPILTGLARAAIHNGGRIAFGPDGLLYVGVGDAGQTATAQDPQSRNGKILRIRPDGTVPPGNPIAGSPVYSLGHRHVQGLAWDAQGRLYATEFGQNTWDEINLIVAGGNYGWPTVEGRAGDPRFRDPLLVWTPAEASPSGATIAGNRLFVASLRGNRLWNVPLTGSGGVGTPTAELLGSYGRLRTVEYGPDGWLWVTTSNRDGRGNPAATDDRILRFPPRDGSTQSPTPTPPPTSSPTPTPPPTTPAPTTGPGACTVNWTVNQWNNGFTAEVRVTNRGAALTSWTLTWSFTGNQQVTGAWNAQVTQSGQNVTARNVAWNGNLPTNGTASFGFQATYSGTNNRPTDFRLNNTPCQPA; from the coding sequence GCGGTCGGTGCCGCACTCGCCGCCGGGCTGCTGGCCGGCGGCGTCGGTGTCGGCGGGCTGGCCGGCGCGGCACCGAGCACCGAAGGCCCACCCGCCGTCGGCGACCCGGCACCGGGTGCCGCAGCCGGCGGGCCACCCGGCGCACTCGCCGTCGGTGACTTCGACTTCACCCGGCCGGAGACCGTCGCCACCGGGCTCCAGGTGCCGTGGGGGATGGACTTCCTGCCCGACGGCAGCGCCCTGGTCGCCCAGCGTCCCACCGGCCAGGTGGTGCGGGTACGCCCCGGGCAGTCGCCCGAGCCGGTGGCCCAGATCGCCGGCGTGACCGCGACAAGCGAAGGTGGCCTGCTCGGCCTCGCCGTCTCACCGAGCTACGCGCAGGACGGCTGGATCTACGTCTACTTCACCACCGCGACCGACAACCGGATCGCCCGCTTCCGGCTCACCGCTCCGCAGAACCAGGAGCCCATCCTCACCGGGTTGGCCCGCGCCGCGATCCACAACGGCGGACGAATCGCCTTTGGACCCGACGGGCTGCTCTACGTCGGCGTCGGCGATGCCGGCCAGACCGCCACCGCCCAGGACCCGCAGAGCCGCAACGGCAAGATCCTGCGGATCCGGCCGGACGGCACGGTCCCGCCGGGCAACCCGATCGCCGGCTCGCCGGTCTACAGCCTCGGCCACCGGCACGTACAGGGCCTGGCCTGGGACGCCCAGGGCCGGCTGTACGCCACCGAGTTCGGCCAGAACACCTGGGACGAGATCAACCTGATCGTCGCGGGCGGCAACTACGGCTGGCCCACGGTCGAGGGACGTGCCGGTGACCCTCGCTTCCGTGACCCGCTGCTGGTCTGGACCCCGGCCGAGGCGTCGCCAAGCGGCGCCACCATCGCCGGCAATCGCCTCTTCGTGGCCAGCCTGCGCGGCAACCGCCTGTGGAACGTGCCGCTTACCGGTTCCGGTGGCGTCGGCACCCCCACCGCCGAACTGCTCGGCAGCTACGGACGGCTGCGCACAGTGGAGTACGGCCCGGACGGCTGGCTCTGGGTGACCACAAGCAACCGTGACGGCCGGGGCAACCCGGCGGCCACCGACGACCGCATCCTGCGCTTCCCGCCCCGCGACGGCAGCACGCAGTCGCCCACCCCGACCCCGCCCCCGACGTCCAGCCCGACCCCGACGCCGCCGCCGACCACCCCGGCGCCCACGACCGGCCCCGGCGCCTGCACGGTCAACTGGACGGTCAACCAGTGGAACAACGGCTTCACCGCCGAGGTCCGCGTCACCAACCGGGGAGCCGCCCTGACCAGTTGGACGCTCACCTGGTCGTTCACCGGCAACCAGCAGGTCACCGGCGCATGGAACGCCCAGGTCACCCAGTCCGGCCAGAACGTGACCGCCCGCAACGTGGCCTGGAACGGCAACCTGCCCACAAACGGCACGGCCAGCTTCGGCTTCCAGGCGACCTACTCCGGCACCAACAACCGCCCGACCGACTTCCGCCTCAACAACACCCCCTGCCAACCGGCCTGA